One window from the genome of Crassostrea angulata isolate pt1a10 chromosome 2, ASM2561291v2, whole genome shotgun sequence encodes:
- the LOC128170982 gene encoding uncharacterized protein LOC128170982 — translation MLNQSTGLCQKCPRGFYSDNCSEKCSPPNYGEDCQSICQCPDIDCHFVDGCLQDIKTLTTHWQLSSATKEMSVRLSTLVISNEVSKGASLYQTVNQDISEDVNKYEDSTMIYLPTNNDLFTNNFLINLVQVIVSLVGVFVFFFVACVVTYIYIKCFRQTTGGKRLNSNQCESEYKSLSSMERVEYDSPLHPEPHVNLDLTYLTPVLRSIEKRETSSLAENNILADIHTQRHATSSQPTNEHTPTTDTLQNHVYIEIVEDKIESSRVHDDPDSETLCIKNNRKSS, via the exons ATGCTTAATCAATCAACTGGACTTTGCCAAA AGTGTCCTAGGGGATTCTATAGCGACAACTGTTCTGAAAAATGCAGTCCCCCAAACTATGGAGAAGACTGCCAGTCCATATGTCAATGCCCTGATATTGACTGTCATTTTGTTGATGGGTGTTTGCAGGATATCAAAACTTTAACAACCCATTGGCAACTATCTA GTGCAACAAAAGAAATGTCAGTTAGACTCAGCACATTGGTAATCTCTAATGAGGTATCGAAAGGTGCAAGTTTATACCAAACTGTAAATCAAGATATTTCTGAAGATGTCAACAAATACGAAGATTCTACAATGATATATTTGCCAACAAATAATGACTTATTCACAAATAACTTTCTAATTAATTTAGTTCAAGTTATTGTGAGTCTAGTGGGagtttttgtattctttttcgTCGCATGCGTtgttacatacatatatataaagtgTTTCCGGCAAACAACGGGTGGTAAACGACTGAACAGCAATCAATGTGAATCTGAATACAAGTCATTGAGTAGTATGGAAAGAGTGGAATATGATAGTCCGTTACATCCAGAGCCACATGTTAATTTGGATTTGACTTACCTTACACCAGTGTTAAGAAGCATTGAAAAAAGAGAAACATCTTCTCTGGCAGAAAACAACATTTTAGCAGATATCCACACACAAAGACATGCAACTAGTTCACAACCTACAAATGAACACACACCAACTACTGACACTTTACAAAATCATGTTTACATTGAGATTGTAGAGGATAAAATCGAAAGTTCAAGAGTACATGACGATCCTGACAGTGAAactttatgcataaaaaataatcgaaaAAGTTCATAG